A section of the Campylobacter lanienae NCTC 13004 genome encodes:
- a CDS encoding cytochrome c oxidase, cbb3-type, CcoQ subunit, with product MSIETMRELQAYGFYIMLVAMVVILYSYWFHLKRSEKIGRRDYEKYSNLALNDDLKDNVLESFTSDKDDNRSVKK from the coding sequence ATGAGTATAGAGACTATGAGAGAACTACAAGCTTATGGCTTTTATATAATGCTAGTAGCGATGGTAGTGATACTATATAGCTACTGGTTTCATCTAAAAAGATCAGAAAAAATAGGTAGAAGAGATTATGAAAAATACTCAAATTTAGCCTTAAATGATGATTTAAAAGATAATGTTCTTGAGAGTTTCACTTCAGACAAAGATGACAATAGGAGCGTTAAAAAATGA
- a CDS encoding PD-(D/E)XK nuclease family protein yields the protein MQNRSLFVFSTSRNVRDFYSNNLSSNSLLPKIMNISEFFGEVIYVPDRRRATDMESLLYMRNAINRVENISSILNIKDEFLVFLKNSNYIFSFFKELSKEKKRVADLSIADTYANYDEHLAILDNLGRIYKQSLDERGLYDDITISDYYEINSNFISNFDRIELRIDGILTLLEWEILIKISEKIPLILNFDCSKFNQKTIEKIKNFTNLNFKASHNYKLNLSDKSIESETKLNQNPNINIMGFSLRSLQAAFVFDEISNMIRDGIKPQNIAVILPDESFADVLQNLDENNMLNYAMGKSLKNSPIYTLLHTIKEAISQELEYEFNENYIKDSKELNQLIATLNSFKIPTQIYQDIQGIFYSNVEFNRFENAIKSLLNDIKRVDEIDEIIENELFYIKTLLRQIELKFSDILELFLINFSSKTQSMAGGGLVSVIGILESRFKSYDGVIIVDFNDSLVPKRSQKEMFLSSVVRKNAGLISHSDRENLQRFYYESLINRAKRVSISYVENDENIVSRFIKDFEGVKKIEISQISYENALRQGGIAIDLTPREIVETHDFFAWPLSFTRLDTYLKCPRRYYYKYIKNIEESRFDDRDALDFGNLIHEALEEYFKQSNAKFDKSEFLQIYSKYQKDTTLKSEIFKLKLDDFASSQNSHFENGFRVDEREMEIETEFDGIPIKGKIDRVDINDDDIWLIDYKSGKADEKSLQLAFYELLYQAKFNKTASGHFYSFDDNKFTNSKADIDKLIEVLDELKKENNTQIEFYQDTKHCDICPYKSLCLRGLR from the coding sequence ATGCAAAATAGATCGCTTTTTGTCTTTAGTACTTCTAGAAATGTGCGGGATTTCTACTCTAATAATCTAAGCTCAAATTCGCTCTTGCCAAAGATAATGAATATATCAGAGTTTTTTGGTGAGGTTATATATGTCCCAGATAGACGCCGTGCTACTGATATGGAGTCCTTGCTATATATGCGAAATGCTATTAATAGGGTGGAGAATATCTCTTCTATATTAAATATAAAAGATGAATTTTTGGTCTTTTTGAAAAACTCCAACTATATATTTTCATTCTTTAAAGAGCTAAGCAAAGAGAAAAAGAGAGTCGCAGATTTAAGTATCGCTGATACATATGCTAATTATGATGAGCATCTAGCTATTTTGGATAATCTAGGGCGGATTTATAAGCAGAGTTTGGATGAGCGTGGCCTATATGATGATATTACGATAAGCGATTACTATGAGATAAATTCAAATTTCATTAGCAATTTTGATAGGATTGAGCTACGGATTGATGGCATTTTGACGCTTTTGGAGTGGGAGATTTTGATTAAAATAAGCGAAAAAATTCCACTAATTTTAAATTTTGATTGTAGTAAATTTAACCAAAAAACGATAGAAAAGATAAAAAATTTTACAAATTTAAATTTCAAAGCCAGCCATAACTATAAGCTAAATTTAAGCGATAAATCTATAGAAAGCGAGACCAAGCTAAACCAAAACCCAAATATAAATATTATGGGATTTTCTCTTCGTAGCTTACAAGCGGCCTTTGTCTTTGATGAGATATCAAATATGATAAGAGATGGGATAAAACCGCAAAATATCGCCGTGATACTACCTGATGAGAGCTTTGCAGATGTGTTACAAAATTTAGATGAGAATAATATGCTAAATTACGCTATGGGAAAAAGCTTGAAAAATAGCCCAATTTACACGCTTTTACACACGATTAAAGAGGCTATATCTCAAGAGTTAGAATATGAATTTAATGAGAATTATATAAAAGATTCCAAAGAACTAAATCAGTTAATAGCAACGCTAAATAGCTTTAAAATCCCAACGCAAATATATCAAGATATCCAAGGTATATTCTATTCTAATGTGGAGTTTAATCGCTTTGAGAATGCTATAAAATCGCTATTAAATGATATCAAAAGGGTTGATGAGATAGATGAGATTATAGAAAATGAGCTATTTTATATCAAAACTCTTTTACGCCAAATAGAGCTTAAATTTAGCGATATTTTAGAGCTATTTTTGATAAATTTCTCTAGCAAAACTCAAAGCATGGCCGGCGGGGGTCTAGTAAGCGTGATTGGGATTTTAGAGAGTAGATTTAAGAGTTATGATGGTGTGATTATAGTTGATTTCAATGACTCTTTAGTGCCTAAAAGAAGCCAAAAAGAGATGTTTCTAAGCTCAGTAGTGAGAAAAAATGCTGGTCTAATCAGTCATAGCGATAGGGAGAATTTACAGAGATTTTACTACGAAAGCTTGATAAATAGAGCCAAAAGGGTATCTATCAGCTATGTTGAAAATGATGAGAATATCGTATCTAGATTTATTAAGGATTTTGAGGGCGTTAAGAAGATTGAAATTTCGCAAATTTCATATGAAAACGCCTTGCGTCAAGGCGGAATCGCCATTGATTTGACGCCTAGGGAGATTGTAGAAACTCACGATTTTTTTGCTTGGCCTCTCTCATTTACTCGCTTAGATACCTATCTTAAATGCCCAAGGCGGTATTATTATAAATATATCAAAAATATTGAAGAGTCTAGATTTGATGATAGGGATGCGCTGGATTTTGGTAATTTGATACATGAAGCCTTAGAAGAGTATTTCAAGCAATCAAACGCCAAATTTGATAAAAGCGAGTTTTTACAGATATATAGCAAATATCAAAAAGACACCACGCTAAAAAGCGAGATTTTCAAGCTAAAACTTGATGATTTCGCATCTAGTCAAAATAGCCATTTTGAAAATGGATTTAGAGTTGATGAACGCGAGATGGAAATTGAAACTGAGTTTGATGGTATTCCTATCAAAGGCAAGATTGATAGAGTAGATATCAATGATGATGATATTTGGCTTATTGATTATAAGAGTGGAAAAGCAGATGAAAAGTCCTTGCAGCTAGCATTTTATGAGCTTTTATATCAAGCGAAATTTAATAAAACAGCTAGTGGTCATTTCTACTCATTTGATGATAATAAATTTACCAATAGCAAAGCCGACATTGATAAATTAATCGAAGTTTTAGATGAGTTAAAAAAGGAAAATAATACCCAAATTGAATTTTATCAAGATACAAAACATTGCGATATATGCCCGTATAAATCTCTATGTTTAAGGGGATTAAGATGA
- a CDS encoding RecB-like helicase has product MKFENYLCLEASAGSGKTFALSVRYIALLLKGNHPRKILALTFTNKAANEMKHRITDTFCNLHLSKCDGERNAICELLGKSKEEVLALRDKFMADFLSSELKISTFDSFFATILRQFSLNLGLMPDFNSLNDNSIEVKSEFKRLLNSNSMMSKVAKYLYYTNSKENALFEKLALLSQTKFDKFDAPWPSSENAMDRYNELCDVALKLSSDKYYVANFNKNLSLNEIVEKAVVKDIDKKYFNKVRDNAEFNAARDEFISALKEYYLALEKYEISQISYFVDLYKKAIANVNRRENSLSFADITNWVNELLTNKNKQNIDMLYFRLDAKIRHILIDEFQDTDIKQYEILEPLIAESLSGIGQSGVGSFFYVGDIKQSIYRFRGGQSGLFNKLTIKFPQIKTQSLDKNYRSNKEIVEYVNTIFKNKYPHYIDQIPNSKDDGYVGVVKFDREKEKYLEAIYDSINYLSKFGVKYEDMAILCWKNSDIYNIKDYLEAKGLEVSTQTTNNLIKSANVAAVVAFLKYSIFGDEIYLNTQYEITKTKKAKLELKSDASVAQTLKFIAKYLELEPCDVDLLKLYEISSKYSDIYDFAFNIDNDQTTSAKNSQKGITIMTVHKSKGLQFEHVIVLDYIGKENSQKDKFLMEYNLGTDSWDIRLANKVFEYLGDENYIQLQNRQKELDRKEVINKIYVALTRAKHSLIILAKDNPNGNNISYFTEYESNGKAVEYLNLDEYKSGIIKPNSDKKQESKPQITDLKPFEKIAPQEILTSDKPKESLNLDSIYFGKALHYYLESIDFADFNSLKIAQNCLYNKFGAFIDQDGLKDIKDRVDRLLNNPQFLEIIKDKRLYQEQDIGFNGVLKRIDLLCVNNDEIEIIDYKSSLKNSDEHKEQVREYLDILSQIYPQKKLKASIVYILHDKIQISKL; this is encoded by the coding sequence ATGAAATTTGAAAATTATTTATGCTTAGAAGCGAGTGCGGGAAGTGGCAAGACATTTGCTCTATCAGTTCGCTATATCGCTCTATTATTAAAAGGCAATCACCCAAGAAAAATTCTAGCCCTAACATTCACAAACAAAGCCGCAAACGAGATGAAGCACAGGATCACAGATACATTTTGTAATCTACATTTAAGCAAGTGTGATGGCGAGCGAAATGCGATTTGCGAGCTTTTGGGCAAATCAAAAGAAGAAGTTTTGGCGCTTAGAGATAAATTTATGGCTGATTTTTTATCAAGTGAGTTAAAGATATCTACATTTGACTCCTTTTTTGCTACGATTCTTAGGCAGTTTAGCTTAAATTTAGGTCTTATGCCAGATTTTAACTCTCTTAATGATAATAGCATTGAGGTTAAAAGTGAGTTTAAAAGGCTCTTAAACTCAAATTCAATGATGAGTAAAGTAGCAAAATATCTATATTATACAAATAGCAAAGAAAATGCCCTTTTTGAAAAGCTTGCTCTACTCTCACAAACTAAATTTGATAAATTCGACGCCCCATGGCCAAGCTCCGAAAACGCAATGGATAGATATAATGAGTTATGTGATGTGGCATTGAAATTGAGTAGCGATAAGTATTATGTGGCTAATTTTAATAAAAATTTAAGCTTAAACGAGATAGTTGAAAAAGCCGTCGTAAAAGATATAGATAAAAAATATTTTAATAAAGTAAGAGACAACGCCGAATTTAACGCCGCTAGAGATGAGTTTATAAGTGCTCTAAAAGAGTATTATCTAGCTCTTGAGAAATATGAAATATCTCAAATTTCATATTTTGTGGATCTCTATAAAAAGGCAATTGCCAATGTAAATCGCCGTGAAAATAGCCTAAGTTTTGCCGATATCACAAATTGGGTCAATGAGCTTCTAACTAACAAAAACAAGCAAAATATCGATATGCTATATTTTCGCCTTGATGCTAAGATTAGGCATATTTTGATCGATGAGTTTCAAGATACTGATATCAAGCAATATGAGATATTAGAACCACTCATAGCTGAAAGTCTCTCTGGCATAGGTCAAAGTGGCGTTGGGAGCTTTTTTTATGTTGGTGATATAAAGCAGAGTATTTATAGATTTCGTGGTGGTCAAAGTGGATTATTTAATAAGCTTACAATTAAATTCCCGCAGATAAAAACTCAAAGCCTAGATAAAAATTATCGCAGTAATAAAGAGATAGTAGAATATGTAAATACCATATTTAAAAACAAATATCCACACTACATAGACCAAATTCCAAATAGCAAAGATGATGGCTATGTAGGGGTTGTTAAATTTGATAGAGAAAAAGAAAAATATTTAGAAGCGATTTATGATAGCATAAATTATCTAAGCAAATTTGGTGTAAAGTATGAAGATATGGCGATACTTTGTTGGAAAAATAGTGATATTTATAATATCAAAGACTATTTAGAAGCTAAAGGCTTAGAAGTATCTACCCAAACTACAAATAATCTTATCAAAAGTGCCAATGTAGCGGCGGTGGTGGCATTTTTGAAATACTCTATTTTTGGTGATGAGATATATCTAAACACTCAATATGAGATAACCAAAACCAAAAAAGCCAAATTAGAGTTAAAAAGCGATGCTAGCGTAGCTCAAACTCTGAAATTCATCGCTAAATACCTTGAGCTTGAGCCTTGCGATGTTGATCTATTGAAACTATATGAGATTAGTAGCAAATATAGCGATATATATGATTTTGCTTTTAATATCGATAATGACCAGACAACCAGTGCTAAAAATAGCCAAAAAGGCATAACGATAATGACCGTCCACAAGAGCAAAGGGCTGCAATTTGAGCATGTTATCGTGCTTGATTATATAGGTAAAGAAAATAGCCAAAAAGATAAATTTTTAATGGAGTATAATCTAGGCACAGATAGCTGGGATATAAGGTTAGCTAATAAGGTGTTTGAGTATTTGGGCGATGAGAATTATATCCAGCTTCAAAATAGACAAAAAGAGCTTGATAGAAAAGAGGTTATAAATAAAATTTATGTAGCATTAACCAGGGCTAAACATAGCTTAATAATCTTAGCCAAAGATAATCCAAATGGCAACAATATCTCATATTTTACTGAGTATGAATCAAATGGCAAAGCAGTAGAATATCTAAATTTAGATGAATACAAATCAGGGATTATCAAACCAAATAGCGACAAAAAGCAAGAGTCCAAGCCGCAAATAACCGATCTTAAACCATTTGAAAAGATTGCGCCACAAGAGATTTTAACTAGTGATAAGCCAAAAGAGAGCTTAAATTTGGATTCTATCTACTTTGGCAAGGCGCTGCATTATTATCTTGAGAGCATTGATTTTGCTGATTTTAACTCACTTAAAATCGCTCAAAATTGCTTGTATAATAAATTTGGAGCATTTATCGACCAAGATGGTTTAAAAGATATTAAAGATAGAGTTGATAGACTTTTAAATAACCCGCAATTTTTAGAAATTATAAAAGATAAAAGATTATATCAAGAGCAAGATATCGGATTTAATGGGGTGTTAAAACGCATTGATTTATTATGCGTAAATAACGATGAAATCGAGATAATAGACTATAAAAGCTCTCTTAAAAATAGCGATGAGCATAAAGAGCAAGTTAGAGAATATCTAGATATTTTATCTCAAATTTACCCACAAAAAAAGCTAAAAGCTAGTATAGTTTATATACTACATGACAAAATTCAAATTTCAAAGCTCTAA
- a CDS encoding response regulator transcription factor — translation MDENLKNLTILIVEDDNKIKSSIARALEGLFKSVILAKNGDEGLKKFKKYNPDLVLTDIVMPIMDGLEMTKEIRQISQSTPVIVFSAFSDRDRLLGAIDARVDKYLIKPLSDDELCEEISKVAKDRIDLTSQIDIGRGIKFDKTKRVLIKDDGTQIGLTKKELAFLTILAQRMDTLVLHEEIKQNVWTDERVSDAAIRTFVKRIRDKVGVNLIKNISGLGYKISSKDDEI, via the coding sequence ATGGATGAAAATTTAAAAAATTTAACCATTTTAATAGTAGAAGATGACAATAAGATAAAAAGCTCAATAGCTAGAGCCTTAGAAGGGCTTTTTAAAAGTGTTATCTTGGCTAAAAATGGCGATGAAGGGCTAAAAAAATTTAAAAAATACAACCCAGATTTAGTGCTTACAGATATAGTAATGCCTATAATGGATGGTCTAGAGATGACTAAAGAGATCAGACAGATATCGCAATCCACGCCTGTGATTGTATTTAGCGCTTTTAGCGATAGAGATAGATTGCTTGGTGCAATTGATGCTAGAGTAGATAAATATCTTATAAAGCCACTTAGCGATGATGAGTTGTGTGAAGAGATATCTAAGGTCGCCAAAGATAGAATAGATCTTACTTCGCAAATCGATATTGGCCGTGGAATTAAATTTGACAAAACCAAAAGAGTGCTTATAAAAGATGATGGAACTCAAATAGGATTAACCAAAAAAGAGTTGGCATTTTTGACAATTTTAGCCCAAAGGATGGATACTTTGGTTTTGCACGAAGAGATTAAGCAAAATGTCTGGACAGATGAGAGGGTTAGCGATGCGGCTATTAGGACTTTTGTTAAGAGAATTCGTGATAAAGTTGGGGTAAATTTGATTAAAAATATATCTGGCCTTGGATATAAAATTAGCTCAAAAGATGATGAAATATAA
- the ccoO gene encoding cytochrome-c oxidase, cbb3-type subunit II yields MFSWLEKNPFFFAVFVFIFIAYAGIVEILPDFADRARPVEHKKPYTVLQLAGRNVYIADSCNACHSQLIRPFKSETDRYGMYSVSGEFAYDRPFLWGSKRTGPDLARIGNYRSVDWHENHMKDPVSVVPGSIMPAYKHMFNKNADIETAYAEALTVKKVFNVPYDTENMPKLGSWDEAQAEIKAEAEAIVSQMKDQDVKDAFARGEIRQIVALIAYLNSLK; encoded by the coding sequence ATGTTTAGTTGGTTAGAGAAAAATCCATTCTTTTTTGCGGTATTTGTGTTTATCTTTATAGCATATGCTGGTATTGTCGAGATTTTGCCTGATTTTGCTGATCGTGCTAGACCTGTTGAGCATAAAAAACCATACACAGTTTTACAACTAGCTGGTCGCAATGTTTATATAGCTGATAGCTGTAATGCTTGCCACTCTCAATTAATTCGCCCATTTAAATCAGAAACCGATAGATATGGCATGTATTCTGTAAGTGGTGAATTTGCTTATGATAGACCATTTTTATGGGGATCTAAAAGAACAGGCCCAGATCTAGCTAGAATCGGCAACTATAGAAGCGTTGATTGGCATGAAAATCACATGAAAGATCCAGTAAGCGTAGTGCCAGGATCTATTATGCCAGCATATAAACATATGTTTAATAAAAATGCTGATATAGAAACAGCTTATGCTGAAGCCCTAACAGTTAAAAAGGTATTTAATGTCCCTTATGATACAGAAAATATGCCAAAATTAGGCAGTTGGGATGAAGCTCAAGCAGAGATAAAAGCAGAAGCGGAGGCTATCGTAAGCCAAATGAAAGATCAAGATGTAAAAGATGCATTTGCTAGAGGTGAAATCCGCCAAATAGTAGCATTGATTGCATATTTAAATAGCTTAAAATAG
- the rpsI gene encoding 30S ribosomal protein S9, with protein MATTYATGKRKTAVAKVWVKPGSGKITVNGMDLNTWLGGHEAIKLKVVQPLLVTKQETSMDITATTLGGGYSAQAEALRHGISRALASIDATFRGALKPQGLLTRDSRVVERKKYGRRKARRSPQFSKR; from the coding sequence ATGGCAACAACATACGCAACAGGTAAGAGAAAAACAGCAGTTGCTAAAGTTTGGGTAAAACCAGGTAGCGGCAAAATCACAGTAAATGGTATGGATCTAAATACTTGGCTTGGCGGACACGAAGCTATAAAGCTTAAAGTAGTTCAACCATTATTAGTAACAAAACAAGAAACTTCTATGGATATCACAGCTACAACTTTAGGTGGTGGGTATTCAGCTCAAGCAGAGGCTTTAAGACACGGAATTTCAAGAGCTTTAGCTTCTATCGACGCAACATTTAGAGGAGCTCTTAAACCACAAGGCCTTCTAACTCGTGATAGTCGTGTTGTAGAGCGTAAAAAATATGGCCGCAGAAAAGCAA
- a CDS encoding TPM domain-containing protein — MILFKIFKSGFIAALLSLGAYGVVIDNANIISEAVEIKLNLIGEELKSKTGVSLDLLTISDLNGSTLENAASSHISNLKPPYIVLAILPKDFSSKAGKLDIFASNDALELFDKEAVLSPFPQIGSIIPLLTQNKGKDIYNSSMLNGYADIADRVANSKNITLETSIGSQNRDTINIFRYLIYGTIILVLIVLFMRKFKKANNAKS, encoded by the coding sequence ATGATATTATTTAAGATTTTTAAGAGCGGCTTTATAGCTGCTCTTTTGAGTTTGGGAGCATATGGCGTAGTAATTGACAATGCTAATATCATTAGCGAGGCTGTAGAGATAAAACTAAATTTAATTGGTGAAGAGTTAAAGAGTAAAACGGGCGTTAGTCTAGATCTTCTTACTATATCTGATCTCAATGGCTCTACTTTGGAAAATGCTGCTAGCTCACATATATCAAATTTAAAGCCACCATATATAGTTTTAGCTATATTGCCTAAGGATTTTTCTAGTAAGGCTGGTAAGCTAGATATATTTGCGTCAAATGACGCTTTAGAGCTTTTTGACAAAGAAGCAGTGCTTAGCCCATTTCCGCAAATTGGCTCTATAATCCCACTTCTAACGCAAAATAAAGGCAAAGATATCTATAATTCCTCTATGCTAAATGGATATGCCGATATCGCTGATAGAGTCGCAAATAGCAAAAATATAACCCTAGAAACTTCAATAGGCTCACAAAATAGAGATACTATAAATATCTTTAGATATCTAATATATGGGACAATTATACTTGTGTTGATTGTTTTATTTATGCGTAAATTTAAAAAGGCTAATAATGCAAAATCGTAA
- a CDS encoding cbb3-type cytochrome c oxidase N-terminal domain-containing protein: MKWFNLEDNVNSLSILGAIAIVLLTLIVVGRLFKLMKVKKEGGELSEHSWDGIGEYKNPVPIGWAVVFVLAIVWAIWYFLVGYPLNSYSQIGEYNEEVKKYNASFQAKFQNATQDELKAIGEQVFLVQCAACHGITGDGINGKAANLVEWGSEKGIYDAIIKGSKGLGYPLGDMPNAIDNGIDEATAKAIAAFTAKEISAIKSTINEDLVEAGRAAWATCAACHGEDGKGMDGMAPDLSKYGSSDFVVDVLVRGKTGNIGHMPKFRDTGLINPTQEKAVGEYIISLSKGE, encoded by the coding sequence ATGAAATGGTTTAATCTAGAAGACAATGTAAATTCGCTTTCTATTCTTGGTGCTATAGCTATCGTTTTATTGACATTGATTGTCGTAGGTAGGCTATTTAAACTAATGAAAGTGAAAAAAGAGGGCGGAGAGTTAAGTGAGCATAGCTGGGATGGAATCGGAGAGTATAAAAATCCTGTGCCGATCGGCTGGGCTGTGGTGTTTGTTTTAGCTATAGTTTGGGCTATATGGTACTTTTTGGTTGGGTATCCTTTGAATTCATACTCTCAAATCGGCGAATATAATGAAGAGGTCAAAAAATATAACGCAAGCTTCCAAGCTAAATTCCAAAATGCCACTCAAGATGAGTTAAAAGCAATTGGCGAGCAAGTATTTTTGGTTCAATGTGCAGCTTGCCATGGAATCACAGGTGATGGCATTAATGGTAAGGCGGCAAATTTAGTAGAGTGGGGTAGCGAAAAGGGTATTTATGATGCTATTATCAAAGGCTCAAAAGGCCTAGGATATCCATTAGGCGATATGCCAAATGCTATTGATAATGGCATTGATGAGGCTACGGCTAAGGCTATAGCAGCATTTACAGCTAAAGAGATATCAGCTATCAAATCTACTATAAATGAAGATCTAGTAGAAGCTGGTCGTGCAGCGTGGGCTACTTGTGCGGCTTGCCATGGTGAAGATGGCAAAGGTATGGATGGTATGGCGCCAGATCTTAGCAAATATGGATCAAGTGATTTTGTAGTAGATGTATTAGTTCGTGGAAAAACAGGCAATATCGGTCATATGCCTAAATTCAGAGACACAGGCTTGATTAATCCAACTCAAGAAAAAGCCGTTGGTGAATATATAATCTCACTTTCAAAAGGAGAATAA
- the rplM gene encoding 50S ribosomal protein L13: MTKITKPNEVKRDWIVLDASGKRFGRLLTEAATLLRGKHKPGFSPNVDCGDYVIIINASKAEFTGANKAEEKLYHRHSGYFGSVKSEKFGDLLANKPEKLYKLAVRGMLPKTKLGKEMLKKLKIYAGSEHPHTAQIAKEGK, translated from the coding sequence ATGACAAAGATAACAAAGCCAAATGAAGTAAAGCGTGATTGGATCGTTCTTGATGCTTCTGGAAAGAGATTTGGTAGATTGCTAACTGAAGCTGCTACACTACTTCGTGGCAAACATAAGCCAGGATTTAGCCCAAATGTTGATTGCGGAGATTATGTAATCATCATCAATGCTAGTAAGGCAGAATTCACAGGTGCGAATAAAGCTGAAGAGAAACTTTATCACAGACATTCAGGCTATTTTGGTAGCGTAAAGAGCGAAAAATTTGGTGATTTACTAGCTAATAAACCTGAAAAACTTTATAAATTAGCAGTCCGTGGTATGCTACCTAAGACAAAATTAGGCAAAGAGATGCTTAAAAAATTAAAAATCTATGCTGGTAGTGAGCATCCGCACACTGCACAAATAGCTAAAGAAGGAAAATAA
- the ccoN gene encoding cytochrome-c oxidase, cbb3-type subunit I, whose amino-acid sequence MQPSNALNYDYTVAKYFMFTTIIFGIVGMGIGTLIAFQLAYPDLNYIAGEYGTFSRLRPLHTNGVIYGFMLSGIFATWYYIGQRVLKVSMNESKFLMFIGKLHFWLYVLVIALAVITLFAGVSTSKEYAELEWPIDIIVVVVWVLWGISIFGLIGIRREKTLYISLWYYIATFLGVAMLYLFNNMEVPTRLVTGMGSWIHSVSMYAGTNDALVQWWFGHNAVAFVFTVAIIAQIYYFLPKESGQPIFSYKLSLFSFWGLMFVYLWAGGHHLIYSTVPDWMQTMGSIFSIVLILPSWGSAINILLTMKGEWGQLRENPLIKFMVLASTFYMFSTLEGPILSIKSVNALAHFTDWIPGHVHDGTLGWVGFMTMAALYHMTPRIFKRELYSKSLMEAQFWIQTTGIVLYFASMWIAGITQGMMWRATDEYGNLAYSFIDTVTVLIPYYWIRAIGGLLYLIGFFMFAYNIMKSISSSKPIDREPVSASPMAA is encoded by the coding sequence ATGCAGCCAAGTAATGCATTGAACTACGACTATACAGTCGCTAAGTACTTCATGTTTACCACTATTATCTTTGGTATAGTTGGTATGGGTATCGGTACTTTGATAGCTTTTCAGTTAGCTTACCCTGACCTTAACTATATAGCTGGTGAATATGGAACATTTAGCCGTCTTAGACCGCTTCATACAAATGGCGTGATCTACGGATTTATGTTATCAGGTATATTTGCTACCTGGTATTACATAGGACAAAGAGTGCTTAAGGTTTCTATGAACGAATCTAAATTCCTAATGTTCATAGGCAAGCTACATTTCTGGCTATATGTGCTAGTTATAGCTTTGGCGGTTATTACTCTTTTTGCTGGTGTTTCTACATCTAAAGAGTATGCAGAGCTTGAGTGGCCAATTGATATAATAGTCGTTGTTGTGTGGGTTTTATGGGGGATTTCTATATTTGGGCTTATTGGAATTCGCCGTGAAAAAACTCTATATATCTCTTTATGGTATTACATTGCTACATTCCTTGGCGTAGCTATGCTATATCTATTTAACAATATGGAAGTTCCTACTCGTCTAGTTACAGGTATGGGTAGTTGGATCCACTCTGTATCTATGTATGCAGGTACAAATGATGCGCTAGTTCAATGGTGGTTTGGACACAATGCGGTTGCGTTTGTATTTACCGTGGCGATAATTGCTCAAATTTACTACTTCTTGCCAAAAGAGAGTGGCCAACCAATTTTTAGCTACAAACTCTCACTATTCTCATTTTGGGGCTTAATGTTTGTCTATCTTTGGGCTGGTGGTCACCACCTTATCTACTCTACGGTGCCAGATTGGATGCAGACTATGGGATCTATATTCTCTATAGTTCTTATTTTGCCTAGTTGGGGTTCAGCTATAAATATACTTTTAACAATGAAGGGTGAATGGGGACAACTAAGAGAAAATCCACTAATCAAATTTATGGTTTTAGCCTCTACATTCTATATGTTCTCTACTTTAGAAGGACCAATTCTTTCAATAAAATCAGTAAATGCTCTAGCGCACTTTACAGATTGGATTCCTGGACACGTTCATGATGGTACTTTAGGCTGGGTTGGATTTATGACTATGGCTGCACTATACCATATGACTCCACGTATTTTTAAACGTGAGCTATATAGTAAATCTTTAATGGAAGCGCAATTTTGGATCCAAACTACAGGTATCGTACTATACTTTGCATCTATGTGGATCGCTGGTATCACACAAGGTATGATGTGGAGAGCTACAGATGAATATGGTAACCTTGCTTATTCATTTATAGATACAGTTACTGTTCTTATCCCATATTATTGGATTAGAGCTATCGGTGGTTTATTATATCTAATCGGTTTCTTTATGTTTGCTTACAATATTATGAAATCTATCTCATCAAGTAAGCCTATAGATCGTGAGCCAGTAAGTGCTTCACCAATGGCTGCGTAA
- a CDS encoding DUF4006 family protein gives MDNTNRSVFALNGVTGMLIATALLLSILVVLTYLGISAQQNVMQKPYKLVDPSSVEMKSSVQKAAEVMVIKE, from the coding sequence ATGGATAATACAAATAGATCTGTTTTTGCATTAAATGGCGTGACTGGGATGCTGATCGCTACTGCTCTTTTGCTATCTATATTGGTTGTGCTTACATATCTTGGTATATCGGCACAACAAAATGTAATGCAAAAACCATATAAATTAGTAGATCCTTCATCTGTAGAGATGAAAAGTAGCGTCCAAAAAGCTGCTGAAGTTATGGTAATTAAGGAGTAA